The window CTCTAGAAAGCTATTCCTTTGTGATGAGCTTGAAACACTGTACTGCCCTTCCTCATGATGTCTCTGGTCTTCATGATGATACTAATATTTCCTTGGCTATCATGAATCAGCTGTTTTTGTCTGTTATGACTTTTATGGGACCTTTAGAAGATCATTACATTTGGGAGAAGTAGGCTTACCTGACCCACTCTTGGTAGTTCAGGACAGGCTTCTTAGACCTATCCCAGTGGCCAAGCTGGGACCTGAAGCAACAGAAAGCATGCACATCCAGGAGACTGGAGACTGAAAGAGGTTTAGTATGCTTGGACCTTGGAGGAAACAGTAAGGAATGTCAAGAGACTGGAGATATGAGTAGAGGCTTCATAAGCCACAGTAGGAATGCAGTCTGCATAATCCCCTGAAGGAGGGATAGGGATCAGCAGGAGCTTCTGctgatttcctcttcttccatacCATTCAGTAGCTGTTGTGGACTATGAaacccagagagagacagagcacagcttTACCTCCATAGCATCTGCACCCACATGCAATGCATACCCAATCCACCCACTCTCCCAAGCTGCAAGACCCTAAGTCTTCTGGCATTATccgagaagaaaataaagaactggATCTGCAATCAGCTGGGGGGTCCAATTACATCATCAGTAGGAGAAGTCTGTAGGGAACTTGGTCTATAGGTTCTGTATAATCTTTCCTAGGTGGTGTCAGGTAAGTGATAAGAATTGAGAAGCTACAGAGTTGGGAAGCTGGAGAAGGAAAAGTACAACGTTAAAAATTTGatctagtcatttaaaaaatccagtgaTTCCAATCTATAGACAAGAGACTCCTAACGGACTTTAAATTAGGATACTAACACTGATAAATGGAAGACTGAAAAGTTTAACATGTTCATTCTGTTAGTAGGTTGGCCTGAGTCCAAGTGCTATTTGCTTACCTGATGCTACTCTGCTCCTTCTGGAAAGCTCAAATGTGGCCAGGAGACAAGATCATGTTCCGAAGGCACTGTTAGGTGAACAACGGTAAGAAGCCACTTCTTGCTTTTTCCTGCCTACCTTCTTAACTGGGTCAGACACTTTTATTTCAGCCATGAGAGTACAGAGTAGACAAATGTATTCCTGGAGGGAGCTATATGGCATCATGTTATCGTTAACAAGCAAATCCAAGTCATACCCAATCCCAAGTTAGTCACCAGTGAAGTCACTAAATACTTAAACAACTTTAAGGTGACTTTCTAATAAACAGCAGAAAGACAaggattttatttacaaaaaattaaagtggCTTGAGAcctgggaaaaatataaaagtttattaatactgttgGAATTTCTTTCTCAGAGAATGAGGAGAGAAAGATTTACTGAGTACTTGATGTCTACCAGTTGCTCAGgtgtatgttttatataatttgttcaCACAACCCCATGTATtaggtattattatcttcattttataaatgaagaaactgaggcttaaacaGATTAAGTAATTTCACCAAGGTCCTATATAGTAATGGGTGTTCtaggcagtattttttttaaatatgaaatttattgtcaaattggtttccatgcaacacccagtgctcatcccaacagatgccctcctcaatacccatcacccaccctcccctccctcccaccccccatcaactctcagattgttctgtttttaagagtcttttatggtttgcctccctccctaacttttttttttccttcccctcccccatggtcttctgttaactttctcaggatccacacaagagtgaaaacatatggtatctgtctttctctgtatggcttatttcacttagcataacactccccagttccatccacgttgctacaaaaggccagatttcattctttctctatgccacgtagtattcccattgtgtatataaaccacaatttctttatccattcatcagctgatggacatttaggctctttccataatttggctattgttgaaagtgctgctataaacattggggtacaagtgcccctatgcatcagcactcctgtgtcccttgggtaaattcctagcagtgctactgctgggtcatagggtagatctatttttgattttttgaggaacctccacactgttttccagagcggctgcaccagtttgcattcccaccatcagtgcaagagggttcccatttctccacatcctctccagcatctatagtctcctgatttgttcattttagtcattctgactggtgtgagatggtatgtgagtgtggttttgatttgtatttccctgatgaggagtgacgttgagcatcttttcatgtgcctgttggccatctggatgtcttctttagagaagtgtctattcatgttttctgcccatttcttcactggattatttgtttttcgggtgtggagtttggtgaattctttatagattttggatactagtcctttgtccaatatgtcatttgcaaatatcttttcccattacattggttgccttttagttttgttgattgtttcctttgcagtgcagaagctttttatcttcatgaggtcccaatagttcatttttgcttttaattcccttgcctttggagatatgtcaagtaagaaattgctgaggctgaggtcagagaggtgttttcctgctttctactctaggttttgatggtttcctatcgcacattcaggtcctttatccattttgagtttatttttgtgaatggtgtaagaaagtggtctagtttcattcttctgcatgttgctgcccagttctcccagcaccatttgttaaagagactgtcttttttccattggatattctttcctgctttgtcaaagattagttaaccgtacttttgtgggtctaattctggagtctctattctattccattggtctatatgtctgtttttgtgttaataccatgctatcttgatgattacagctttgtaatagaggctaaagtctgggatttgTAGGCAGTATTGAAACCCAagtctttttgtttctaaaatacatCTTCATTTTACTGTACCACATTTCTATTCCAGTGACCAGATACATCTATTTTTCTAACCTAGAAAGATATATTGGATCCATCATTCATGGCCTTCTAAATTCTCAAATGACCATAAGCAGTGAATTACCTGAGAGACTAGTCCTTGGCTTTAGAACTTTTCTACTGTTCTCAACTTGAAAGTATCCCAAATGATGAGGTTTTCAGTATCTTtgacaaaagggagaaaaacaaagttgaggTAATCAACTTTTTTCCATAAAGCTAGTTACAAATGTAAAAGACTTCTATTATTCTAAAACTACAATTTCTCTCCCCAacacccctcttcctctccccgtCTCTATGTTctgatgtctttttctcttttaatgaaaCAATGGAGCTAGTAGAAGGTAGTTTGCTTTTTAACATGCTTACTTGATCAAATAATAAGTGGGCAAGTCCACTGAAAGAGTGTGTCCAATGAATATAATCAAAATTACAAACTTAATTCTGTTCCCCAATTTCCTGTTCAAATGTGTTAGTTATGTCCTTCCTCTAACTGTGAATGAAATTTTGGACATGCTCTGTAGCTTCTCTATTGACCTTTAGTTAATAAAATGTTCTCAGATCACATTCACTCACAGTAATAGTCTCTTTTTAGTAAGTGATAAGTTCAGGCTAGTTAATAATCAAAACTCTGATCTTCATAGTAAGTTAATGGGTTTCCTCTACCAGCCCAGTCCTGCTCCAGACTGAAAGCCtacagtgggggaagggagagatatGGTGACctccttgtcttttttcctttttagctgACCTCCATGGCCTCGCCCTACATACATACTGAGTTTTAGCTTCTGATTGCACCAGGATTGGGGATGAGGgggaataaaacaaagatatgGTTTTAATTAATGGCACAGCTAacatcttgcttttgttttctctgcccaTGGCAGATGTTTGAAACTGATTCTTTCTCTTATAGAAGCTTTCATGTAATCTAGCTACATTTCtacctcttaaaatttttctcagtgGCCTATCACCATtcaagaccaaaacaaaaacttagtGAGTACTTACTCTGTGTCATGCACTGTACCAGGTGCCAGGATATTTACCAACCCAAAAGCACAATGTGAAAGAAcatattagtaaaataaataaatcttcagtCTCAATATCATATtaagtttaactttttatttaaatttggtcATAAAGTCTTACTTTACAAGTTAATTGCTATTGTAAAAAAGGGATAGGTCATTAATAGTCTCATTTCTCAGATGTTATTTGATATATGTTCTGAATTGTGTTACCTCCAATGCAGTGTGCACTTTGAACTTATAAGCAGAAAATCTATTTTCAAAGAGTATGCATTCGAGTTATTGAAATAAATGTGCTCACAAGTTGTAGTTTAAGACAGAGTAGGCATTGTTTATCATGTTTTACAGTTGACTCCTAAATAACATGGGGGTCAGGACCACCAACCAGCCCCATGCAGTCAGAAATCCTTGTGTAACTTttgattcctcaaaaacttaaccattaatagtctactgttgactggaagttttactgataacataaacagtcgatcacatattttgtatgtcacatgtattatatactgtattcttacacaATTCTTATTTCTctagtaagctagagaaaatactttaaaaatacatttaaaatactgtgctgtatttatcaaaaaaaaatccatatataagtgGCTCTGTatagttcaaactcatgttgttcaagggtcaactgtaattcaGTTGAATTTCAGGAGAGGAACCAAGAAATTTATAGAAAGATAAACTATGATGGGTTGGCATTAGTGTAGTTAGGTGaccttttaaactttaaacttccACATCACAGTATGAAGTTGGTTCTGAgataagaaatagaataaattgtCCCCTAAGGACAGACCTGAATCTCTGACTGCCTAGAGGCTCACTCAACCGGAGATCATGGCTTTTGATGGTACTTGGAAGATAGACCGGAATGAGAACTATGACAAGTTCATGGAAAAAATGGGTAAGGACTTAATTCTTCAGTGGCTTATTTTATTCCTCACAGATACTTTCGTTTCTAATTCTGTCTAAACCTCAGGGTTTAGGGAATGGCTCCTGTTCTGGTGGTAAGGATCCAGAATGTATGATGGTTCAGAGtagggaaaataatattttcacttcTTATATTAGGAAGACTACACTGTCTCACTAGTAGAAGCAAAGATTCTTTGAGTTCTCTGGAACAAAAAAGATCCAGGTAGGTTTCATTCACTCTTTAACTAATGATTGTGCTTATACCATTGAAatctgactttttttgttttgttttttgtttgtttgtttgtttttgcttagaGAGTAAAAAAGGGCAGTGTGTAATGAAAAGCTCAAAACTTTGAAACACTGAATTCTAGAGGATGGAAAAACAAAGATCATATAGaaaagcaatgggaaaaaaaagttctatcaAAATTCACAATTCTAAATAACTTAGACTTAATTCTCATTCCTCTGACATGTAAAATTGGGGGaataatctcatggttccatgTGGTTTCTGTGTGAGTTTTAGCTAACTTTAATATCTATTCCAATACTCTGGAAGTCCATACATTGTACAAGATGTGCAAACAAACTTGTgtcattcctcaaaaaataaaacctgcatCAATTATGTCTTATAGTTCCAGAATTCCATGTTGAAATTTATGGAATTTGCACATTCTTACACTAATGAATTTGACTGCAATATTtgctaattttctcatttttgtgacAGTCAGAAATGCTACAAAAAGCAAGGAGAATTATGAACTTCAAAATTTGAAAGCTATTATAGAAAGtgaaaaaacgttttaaaaacactgtttttGCAGAAttaaagttctttataaatatatgaaaatatttaatcctTCATTTGACATTTCTGGAATTTAGTTTACTTAACACTGAAACAAAAAGTTTGATAACTGTATTAAAATTATTCAGTTCTAAGATCCTACAATTctagttttcatttaatttttcttaagttttggAAAAATAGATTGAATCACTACTCTTGATCTAAGCTTGAATTTTTTCGGCAAGGGGCATTTTGAATGTTCTTGTGCAAAGACAATGCTATCAGgctttcttccccaccctcaaaacatacataaacaaataagtgAAACAGGACttgttaaaataaacactttcaaTGGCATTTTGACTTTTTCTCCAACATCTTTTGCTTTGCAGGTGTTAATATGGTGAAAAGGAAGCTTGCAGCTCATGACAATCTGAAACTGACAATCacacaagaaggaaataaattcacGGTCAAAGAATCCAGCAATTTTCGTAACATTGATATTGTTTTTGAGCTTGGTGTCACTTTTAATTACAGCCTAGCAGATGGAACTGAACTCAGTGTAAGAAACTTTTTATAAGCAatgcattcttgatttttttacaCAATACtaaaataatctgttttctttcattggaTGTGGTCTAATTAAGTCTCCTTCATTTATTGAAGCAGCCAATAGTTTATCCACATTGTATCTTGCACAAATTGGCAGAATATTTAactataatgtttttattttcatacacATCTGTAAATAGTCTGGATTGAAcaataagaattagaaaaacatcCTTCAGGTGATTAAGTATAGACCTATTattcataaagaaaatgataGCTCAGTGTTTTCAACTTATTATATAACTGATAGCAATAAAAACTTTCATATTTCTCTAACTTAAACATAAtggtaatttaataaatataccaa is drawn from Panthera leo isolate Ple1 chromosome B1, P.leo_Ple1_pat1.1, whole genome shotgun sequence and contains these coding sequences:
- the FABP2 gene encoding fatty acid-binding protein, intestinal; this encodes MAFDGTWKIDRNENYDKFMEKMGVNMVKRKLAAHDNLKLTITQEGNKFTVKESSNFRNIDIVFELGVTFNYSLADGTELSGAWSLEGNKLVGKFKRVDNGCELNAIREIVGGELVQVSCKNITAIS